The following are from one region of the Scylla paramamosain isolate STU-SP2022 chromosome 23, ASM3559412v1, whole genome shotgun sequence genome:
- the LOC135111995 gene encoding ferrochelatase, mitochondrial-like — MSKTGAIRLFLRSWYGVQVAGRQYSTTPRCSQVEAAAVAQKEALRPKTALLMLNMGGPRNLDEVHDFLLELFKDRDIIQLPFQSRMGPWIAKRRTPSIQQKYSEIGGGSPIFKWTDLQGKLMCERLDKLCPETAPHKHYVGFRYANPLTEATLEQIEVEGAENCVAFSQYPQYSCSTTGSSMNAIHKFYANRPTETKLKWSVIDRWSTNPFLVKCFAENIKTELEKFPVEKRKDVFILFSAHSLPLRQVNRGDPYAAEVGATVQLVMQELGFSNPYRLVWQSKVGPLPWLSPATDDAIKGLVQRGRKNMILVPIAFTSDHIETLHELDIEYTHDVGNEVGAERILRCAAPNDHPLFIDALVDVASRHLLGGQRCSEQFLHNCPLCVNKSCFASKKWFRHATQTF; from the exons ATGAGCAAAACTGGAGCCATTCGTCTTTTCCTGAGGTCTTGGT ATGGTGTGCAGGTGGCTGGCAGGCAGTACAGCACCACACCGAGATGCTCACAGGTagaggcagcagcagtggctCAGAAGGAGGCACTGCGACCCAAGACTGCCCTGCTGATGCTGAACATGGGTGGCCCTCGGAACCTGGATGAGGTGCATGACTTCCTCCTGGAGCTGTTCAAAGACAGAGACATCATCCAGCTACCTTtccagag TCGTATGGGTCCCTGGATTGCCAAGAGACGAACCCCAAGCATCCAGCAGAAGTATAGTGAGATTGGAGGCGGCTCTCCCATCTTCAAATGGACAGATTTGCAG GGGAAGCTGATGTGTGAGCGCCTGGACAAACTGTGCCCGGAGACAGCACCACACAAGCACTATGTTGGGTTCAGATATGCAAATCCACTCACGGAAGCGACATTAGAGCAGATAGAAGT GGAAGGAGCAGAGAACTGTGTAGCCTTCTCACAGTATCCCCAGTACAGCTGCAGCACAACCGGCTCCAGCATGAATGCCATCCACAAGTTCTATGCCAACAG GCCCACTGAGACAAAGCTCAAGTGGAGTGTCATAGACCGGTGGAGCACCAACCCCTTCCTGGTGAAGTGCTTTGCTGAGAACATCAAAACAGAACTGGAAAAGTTTCCtgttgagaagagaaaagatgtcttcatcctcttttcagCTCATTCTCTACCCCTGAGA CAAGTGAATCGAGGAGACCCCTACGCTGCTGAGGTTGGGGCTACTGTGCAGCTGGTGATGCAGGAGTTGGGTTTCAGTAATCCATACCGGCTGGTGTGGCAAAGCAAGGTGGGACCACTGCCATGGCTCTCTCCTGCCACAGATGATGCAATCAAAG GTCTTGTGCAACGCGGCCGCAAGAACATGATCCTGGTGCCCATTGCCTTCACCAGCGACCACATTGAGACTCTCCATGAGCTGGACATTGAATACACGCATGATGTTGGCAATGAG GTTGGAGCTGAGCGTATCCTCCGCTGTGCTGCCCCCAATGATCATCCACTGTTCATTGATGCACTGGTGGACGTGGCCAGCAGGCATCTCCTTGGAGGCCAGCGTTGCTCTGAACAGTTCTTGCACAACTGTCCACTGTGTGTCAACAAGTCATGCTTCGCCTCCAAGAAGTGGTTCAGACATGCCACACAGACATTTTAG